Proteins encoded within one genomic window of Onychostoma macrolepis isolate SWU-2019 chromosome 11, ASM1243209v1, whole genome shotgun sequence:
- the gnl3l gene encoding guanine nucleotide-binding protein-like 3-like protein, translating into MSKAKQKRAKRLGFCSKKSKDGQVSHGGKKDPGVPNVRSFKEHGQRQAELRKQRLEEQQERQRLSREKEMMKRRSLDSFQKDIQLRQKEFEQREVQMQDLEKHVNFETENSRKAYCREFKKVIEAADVILEVLDARDPLGCRCPQVEQAVVQSGTNKKIVLVLNKIDLVSKEIVEKWIKYLRNEFPTVAFKSSTQQQNKNLKRSRVPVTQATQELLESSACVGADCLMKLLGNYCRNQDIKTAITVGVVGFPNVGKSSLINSLKRSRACNVGATPGVTKCLQEVHLDKHIKLLDCPGIVMATSTSDAAMILRNCVKIEQLVDPVPPVEAILRRCNKAQIMDHYGIPDFQTAHEFLALLARRQGKLRKGGLPDTDKAAKSVLMDWTGGRISYFTHPPETHTLPTHVSAEIVAEMGKAFDWDELEKGNLEALAECGTSDVQMGFCMATSGLTQGGQGVELAERQMNDPSEDLEPPDTIESMDADEDPEFGSMTVELKNPKTKSSSAIEAVGPKPVDLKDILDVDPLLQGQALLAANKKRKKQQKRADKLGTKLSDSLTSALNFSFSDS; encoded by the exons ATGTCTAAAGCAA AACAAAAGCGAGCGAAACGTCTGGGTTTTTGCAGCAAAAAG TCCAAGGATGGACAGGTGTCTCATGGAGGAAAGAAGGATCCTGGCGTACCTAATGTGCGCAGCTTTAAAGAACACGGTCAGAGACAAGCTGAACTCCGAAAACAGAGG TTGGAGGAGCAACAGGAGAGGCAGAGGTTGTCAAGAGAAAAGGAAATGATGAAAAGGAGAAGTCTGGACAGTTTTCAGAAAGACATACAGTTGCGGCAAAAAGAGTTTGAACAGAGG GAAGTTCAAATGCAAGACTTGGAAAAGCATGTCAACTTTGAGACCGAGAACTCAAGAAAAGCGTACTGCAGAGAATTTAAAAAG GTAATAGAGGCAGCAGATGTTATTTTAGAGGTTCTGGATGCCAGAGATCCCTTAGGCTGCCGCTGTCCACAGGTTGAACAGGCTGTTGTCCAAAGTGGAACCAACAAGAAAATTGTCCTTGTTCTAAATAAAATTG ATTTAGTGTCCAAAGAAATTGTGGAAAAATGGATTAAGTATCTTCGCAATGAGTTTCCTACTGTGGCTTTCAAATCATCCACTCAGCAGCAGAACAAAAATTTG AAACGCAGTCGTGTGCCTGTGACCCAAGCTACTCAAGAACTGCTCGAGAGCAGTGCATGTGTCGGTGCAGATTGTTTAATGAAACTATTGGGAAACTACTGCCGTAACCAAGATATAAAAACTGCCATAACTGTAGGAGTGGTTG GTTTTCCGAATGTGGGGAAAAGCAGTTTAATTAACAGCTTGAAGCGTTCTCGTGCATGTAATGTCGGAGCTACACCTGGAGTTACTAA GTGTTTGCAGGAAGTCCATTTAGACAAACACATCAAACTTTTAGATTGCCCTGGTATTGTCATGGCAACCTCAACCAGTGATGCTGCCATGATCCTTCGGAACTGTGTCAAGATTGAACAGCTGGTGGACCCAGTTCCTCCTGTTGAAGCCATATTGAGGCGCTGCAATAAAGCGCAG ATTATGGATCATTATGGAATTCCTGACTTCCAGACAGCACATGAGTTCCTGGCCTTACTTGCCCGTCGTCAAGGCAAGTTGAGGAAAGGAGGACTGCCTGACACTGACAAAGCTGCCAAAAGTGTTCTTATGGATTGGACAGG tggTCGTATTAGCTACTTCACACATCCTCCTGAGACGCACACGCTGCCCACGCATGTCAGTGCTGAGATTGTAGCTGAGATGGGCAAAGCGTTTGACTGGGATGAACTGGAGAAGGGCAATCTGGAGGCGCTCGCTG aaTGTGGCACATCTGATGTACAGATGGGTTTCTGTATGGCTACATCGGGATTGACACAAGGAGGTCAAGGAGTAGAGCTAGCAGAACGGCAAATGAACGACCCATCAGAGGACCTTGAACCTCCAGACACGATTGAATCAATGGATGCAGATGAGGATCCAGAG TTTGGATCAATGACTGTTGAGCTCAAAAATCCCAAAACAAAAAGCAGTAGTGCAATTGAAGCTGTAGGCCCAAAGCCAGTGGACCTAAAAGACATCCTGGATGTTGACCCACTCCTGCAAGGTCAGGCTCTCCTGGCTGCCaacaaaaagagaaagaagcAACAAAAGAGAGCTG ATAAACTGGGCACCAAACTTTCAGATTCTCTTACGTCAGCTTTGAATTTCTCCTTCTCTGACAGCTGA